The genomic DNA GCGCACGGCGAGCGAGCGGAGCGCGACGCCGTCGTCGACGCGCACGAGCGCGCGAAACAGGTACTTGTCCGCCGCGAGCCAGCGGCGCCACTTCGGCCAGCAGGACTCGACGGCCAGCTCGACGCCGTCGCGCGCGAGCGCGGGCGCCTCGTCGCGCAGCGCGCCGGCGGCCTCGCGCAGCGCGTCGAGACGAAGCGCGAGCTCGGGGATGCGCTCGTCGAGCAGCTCGCGCCGCAGGGCCTCGAGCGCGTCGCCGCGCGCGCGCGCCTCGCGCACGCGCACGCGCGTCTGCGCCGCGCGCGCCTCGAGGTCGCCCGCCGCGCGGCGGGCGCGGCGCGCGTGTCCGCGCCGTCCGCGCCCTCGCTGGCCGCCGGCATCGGAGCCGCGAGGCTCGCCGTCGCCGCGAGCGCGACGAGCGCGGCCGCGCGTCTCCGCACGCGCGCGAGAACGCACCGCGCCCGGTTCGTCGCCGCCATGGGCCCGTCCTCCGCAGCCGGACCGCGCGGCGAGCGCGCGTCCGGCCGCGCCACGGTAGGCTCGCCGCGATGCGAAGGACACTGCTCGCCGCCCGGGCCCTCGCGCTCGCCCTCGCGCTCGCCGCCGCTTCGCCGGCGGGCGCGATCGACGTCGTGCTCACGCCCATCGCGAACGGCTTCGCCGCCCCGAGCGCGGTGCGATCGGCGCCCGGCGACCTCACGCGGCTCTTCGTGACCGAGCTCGGCGGGCGCATCCGCATCTGGGACGGCGCGCAGATCCTCGCGACGCCCTTCCTCGACATCGACGCGCGCGTCCTCACGCAGGGCGAGCAGGGCCTGTTCGGCATGGCCTTCCACCCCGACTTCCCGAACACGCCCTACGTGTACGTGAGCTACACGCTCGACGATCCCGCCAATGCGAACGATGGCGACAGCATCGTCTCGCGCTTCGCGCTGCTGCCGGGCGACCCGAACCAGCTCGACGCGACGAGCGAGCTCGTGCTCCTCCAGTACGCGCAGCCCTTCGCGAACCACAACGGCGGCGACCTGCACTTCGGGCCCGACGGCTACCTCTACATCGGGAGCGGCGACGGCGGCTCGGGCAACGATCCCAACAACAACGGGCAGACGCTCACGACGCTGCTCGGCAAGATGCTGCGCATCGACGTCGACGCGACCGACCCGGGCAAGAGCTACGCCGTCCCCGCGACGAACCCGTTCGCGAACGCGCCGCCCGCGCTGCCCGAGATCTGGGCCTACGGGCTGCGCAACCCCTGGCGCTTCAGCTTCGATCGCGCGACGGGCGACATGTACATCGGCGACGTCGGACAGGGCGCGCGCGAGGAGGTGTCGTTCGAGCCCGCCGCGAGCGCGGGCGGGCTCGACTTCGGCTGGAAGGTGATGGAGGGCGACATCTGCCGGCCGCCGACGACCGGCTGCAACACCACCGGTCTCGAGCTCCCGATCCTCGTGTACGCCCACGCGAACCCGTGCGAGTCGATCACGGGCGGCTTCCGCCACCGCGGCACGCAGTCGACGGCGCTCAAC from Myxococcota bacterium includes the following:
- a CDS encoding PQQ-dependent sugar dehydrogenase, whose translation is MRRTLLAARALALALALAAASPAGAIDVVLTPIANGFAAPSAVRSAPGDLTRLFVTELGGRIRIWDGAQILATPFLDIDARVLTQGEQGLFGMAFHPDFPNTPYVYVSYTLDDPANANDGDSIVSRFALLPGDPNQLDATSELVLLQYAQPFANHNGGDLHFGPDGYLYIGSGDGGSGNDPNNNGQTLTTLLGKMLRIDVDATDPGKSYAVPATNPFANAPPALPEIWAYGLRNPWRFSFDRATGDMYIGDVGQGAREEVSFEPAASAGGLDFGWKVMEGDICRPPTTGCNTTGLELPILVYAHANPCESITGGFRHRGTQSTALNGLYFFSEGCSPGRVWAASESSPGSGSWTFEEVAAVGGIVTSFGEDADGELYLVDLSHGELVHVPEPGAAAAAVSALAALGALRGAHRGRSGPRRTGAGGAVDSAGRILEPTRRLPAPRDDVA